The genomic interval CGCCGGGCGACGGGCGCGACCCGCTTCGCCGACCTCGGCGGCATCTCCGAGCGCGACCCCGTGTTCGCCGGGGCGTTCTTCCTCGGCGCGCTCGCGCTCGTCGGTATCCCGCCGCTGTCGGGCTTCTTCGGGAAGTTCCTCGTCTTCGACGTGGGCGTCCGGGCGGGCGCGACCGGCGCGCTCGCCGTGGCGCTGGTCGGCGCGATACTCACCATCGCCTACTTCTCGCGGGCGTGGAACCGCGCCTTCTGGGGCGAGCCGGTCGCCTACGAGCGGAAGCCCCTGCTCGTTGGCGTCGTCTGCGTGCTGGCGGTGGCGCTCGTCGTCGCCGGCCTCGCCTTCGACCCCGTCTTCCGGGCCGCGGAGGCCGCGGCGGAGGCGGCCGTGAACCGGAGCGGCTACGTGGACGCCGTCCTGGAGGTGGGAACGTGACCCGGAAGTGGCCCGCCGTCGGCGTCGCGCTCGCGGTGCTGTGGCTGTTCGTGCGCGGCGTGACGCGCGCCGACGTGGTCGGCGAGGCGGTCATCGGCCTCGCCGTCGGCCTCCCGCTCGCGTACGGCCTGCGGCGCTTCTACGCCGACGAGTTCGCCGTCGGCGGCGGCATCGCGGCGGCCCCGTACGCCGTCCGCTACGTCGCCGTCTTCCTGCGCGAACTGGCGACGGCGAACGTCGACGTGGCCTACCGCGTGCTGTCGCCGTCGATGCCCATCGACCCGGACGTGGTGGCCGTGCCGCTGCGCGTCGAGTCCGACGCCGCGGTGACGACCATCGCCAACTCCATCACGCTCACGCCCGGCACGCTGACGATGGACCACGACGAGGCGACGAACACGCTGTACGTCCACGCCATCGTCGCGGACACCGACAGCGTCGTCGCGCCCATCCGCACGTGGGAGGACTACGCTATCCGTATCTTCGACGAGGACGCCTCGCCGTCGGACCCGGCCCGGCCGGCCCGCGCCGGCCGCGACATCGCCGCCGTTCGCGAGGGGGGTGACGATGGCGAGTAGCGCCCTGCTGGACGCGGCCGTGACCGGGGGGCTGGTCGTCGCCGCGCTCGTCACCCTGCTCGCGGGCTACCGCGTCGTCGTCGGCCCGACGACCCCCGACCGCGTCGTCGGCCTCGACACCATCGGCACGAACGTCGTCGCCGTCGCCGCGCTGTACGCGTTGGGGACGGACCGCGGCCTGTTCATCGACGTGGCGCTCGTGCTCTGCATCATCGGCTTCATCAGCACCATCGCCGTGGCGCGGTACGTCACGGAGGGGGACATCATCGAATGACCGCACTCGCCACCTACGTCACCGTCGCGCTCGTCGCTATCGGCGCGTTCTTCCTGTTCATCGGCACCGTCGGCCTGCTCCGCCTGCCCGACGTGTACAACCGGATGCACGCGACCTCGAAGGCGACCACCATCGGCGCCTCCTCCATCCTGCTCGCCGCGACGGTCCACTTCGGGCCGAGCGGCGCGGGGCTGGTCGCGTTCGCGGGCATCGTCTTCCTGTTCGTCACCGCGCCGACCGGCGCGCACATGATCAGCCGGAGTGCCCAGCGAATGGGCGTCGACTTCGCGCTCGGCGCGCACTGGCCGGGCGGCGAGGGCGAGGGCGTCGACGACCCGACGGAGGACTAGCCCGCCCGCAGTTCGACCGTCACGCACGCGCCCCCGTCGTTCTCGACGCGCACGTCGCCGCCCGCGGCGGTGACGAGCGTGTTCACCAGATACAGCCCGAACCCGCCGTCCGGGTCGCGGGAGGGGTCGAACGGCGCGTCGGCGTCGATACCGGGGCCGTCGTCGCGGACGACCACGTCGATTCCGCGGCCCCGGTCGCGGACCGTCACCCACACGCGCGGCGCGTCGCCGTCGTTGTGGACCACCGCGTTCGACAGCAGGTGCTCGAACACGACCGCGAGGAACTCCCCGCCCGCCGCCGTCGCCGACGCCGGCGTGTCGAGCGACACGGTCGCGTGGGGGTACCGTGCTTCGAGCGCCCCCACCTCCTGTTCGACCAGCGGCACCACGTCCGTCGGGACGGAGACGCGCTCGCCCGCGAGCGTGTCGCTCACGACCCGGGCGTCCGCGACCAGCCGCGCGATGGCGTCGCTGCGCGACCGGATGCTGTCCACGTGTTCCGCCCGCGTTCCCGTGCCGTCGGCGAGCATCCCCGCCGCCCCGTCGATGACGTTCAGCCCGTTGAGGACGTGGTGGCGGAGCATCCGGTTCATGAAGAGGAAGGCGTCCCGCTGGGCCGCGACGGTGCGGGTCGCCCCGACGCTCCGGCCGCGCGCCCGACCGAGATAGAGACCGCCGACCGCCCCCAGCGCCGCGGCGACGGCGACCCCCTGGGCCGCCGCCTGTGGGTCGAGCACCGCGTCCCCGGAGATGAGGACGGCGCTCGTCGCCGCCAACAGCGACCCCCCGGCGACGCCCCACAGCGCCGCGTACCGTGCGGCCTCCGGTTCGATGTCCCGGCGCGTGACGACCCCGCCGGCCACGAGCGCGAGCGCCGCGACCCCGACCACGGCGGGTTCGACCGGCCCCGGCATCGTCCGGCCGCCGCCGTACGCGACCGTCGCGAGCGCGTACCCCCCGACGGACAGCGCGGCGAGCAGCGGGCCGGCGAGCCACCACGGGCGACGGCGGTGCATACCCCCGCGACGCTCCCCCGTCGCTTAGGTCGTTCGGGCCAGTTCGTCGGCGATACGGAGCCCGAGCCCGCCCTTCGACCCGCTGTACGTGGCCGCCGAGTCGGCGCGTACGAGGAGCGCGCGCGTTCCCTCGCCGGCCAGCGCGTCCGCGCCGTTCGCCACGACGAAGGCGAGGCCGACCCGCTCCAGCTGCTCGCGGGCCCTCGCCGCGAGCGCGTCGTCGTCGCCCTCGGTTTCGAGCTTGAACCCCACCATCGTCAGGTCCGGGTACGCCTCCCGGACGGTGTCGAGCAGCTTCGGCGTCGGGGTCAGTTCGAGCGTCACGTCGCCGCCCGAGCGTATCTTCTCGTCGCTCGCCTCGACGGTGTAGTCGGAGATGGCCGCCGCGCTCACGAGCGCGTCCGCGTCCCCGGCCGCCGCGACGGCCGCCTCCGTCATCTCCGCCGCGGACTCGACGGCGACCACGTCCGCGTAGGGCACGTCCGGCCCGTCGTGGACGAGGGTCACGTCCGCGCCGCGGGCGTAACAGGCGCGCGCCACCGCCCGCCCCGTCCGCCCCGAGGAACGGTTCGTGAGCACGCGGACGGGGTCGACCCGCTCGCTCGTCGCGCCGCTCGTGACGACGACGTGCTCCCCGGCGAGGGACCCCGGGCCGGCCGCGCGCGCCGTCTCGGTCACGATGGCTTCCTCCGAGGCTATCTTCGCCTTCCCCTCCTCGACGCGCGGGTCGACGAACGAGACGCCCCACGATTCGAGGGTGTCGAGCGCCTCCAGCACGCCCGGGTGGTCGTACATCGGCTCGTGCATCGCGGGCGCGACGACGAGCGGTATCCCCTGTCCGAGCGCCGTCGTCGCGCAGGTGGTGACGGGCGTGTCGTCTATCGCGCCGGCTGTCTTCCCGACCGTGTTCGCGGTCGCCGGCGCGAGCAGGAAGACGTCGGCCCACCCGTCCGCGCCGAACAGTTCGACGTGCTCGACGGCGCCCGTTATCTCCGTGACGACGTCGTGTTCGGTCGCGAACTCCACGGCCCACGGGTGGACGATGCCCGTCGCGCTGTCGGTCATCACCGCCCGGACGCTCGCGCCCTGCCGGCGGAGTTCGTGGGCGAGTTCGACCGTCTTCACGGCCGCGATGGACCCCGAGACGCCGAGGACGACGTTCGTGTCCGCGAGGAGGCTCATACGCGGGGTGGGGCGGCGGCGCTAATCAACGTTCGGCGTTCGCTCGACTACTCCCCGCCCTCCTCCTCGCGCGCGGCGACGACGGAGGGGTGCATCGTCGGTGCTTCGGACTGCGGCTCGGCGAACGCCTCGCGCATCCGCTCGGTGGCTCGGGCCTCGCGTTCCCGCCGTTCCTCGTCGTCGATCTCCTCACAGCCCGGCGGCACCTCCCGGCCGCGCTCCGTGAAGTACCCCTCCGGCGCGACCCAGTCGTGGTAGTAGGGGGTGTCGCTGTCCTCGATGACGGTCAGGGCGACCTCCGCGCCGTGGCCGGCACAGACGGCGACCTGGTGGGGCTTCTCCGCGAGACGCCCCGCGGCGTACAGCCCGTCCGGGCCGGCGCGGCCGAAGTCGTCCGTATCGACGTAGGTCTTCGACCCGCGCCTCGTCAGGCCGACGGCCTCGACCTCGTCGAGGTACGACGAGTCCGACCACGACGCGGCGACGACGAACCGCGCGGTGCGGTCGGTGCCGTCGGCCGTCCGGACGAGAAAGCCCTCCTCGGTGGGTTCGACGCGCGTCACCCGCCCCTCGGCGAGGGCCGCGCCCGACTCCGTCGCGCCCTCCCGACAGAGGTCGAGGAAGGTGCGCGCGTTCACCCCGAGCGGGAAGCCGGGAACGTTCTCCAGGTTGGCGTTGCGGGCGACGATGGGTTCGCCCTCGCTCACGACGGTCGTGTCGAGTCCGGCGCGGGCGGTGTACGTCGCGGCGGTGAGGCCGGCGACGCCGGCACCCACGACGAGTACGTCCGTATCCATACCGGTGGGTTCGCGCGCGCCGCCGTCAACCGTGCGGTTCGGCGGAACGCTTAGGCCCCGGTCGCCCGAGGTGGGGCCGTGGACGCAGTCGAACTGAGCACGGTCGTGTACGCCCCGCGCGAGGAGGTGTTCGAGTTCCTGCTCGACTTCCCCGGGTACGCCCGCTACTCCGAGCACCTCGACCGCGTCGAGGCGTTCGGCCCCGGCGGCGAGGGGACGGAGTACGGCCTCACCTTCTCGTGGTGGAAGCTCTCCTACACAGCCCGCTCGCGCGTGACCGAGGTAATCGACGACGAGCGCATCCGGTGGGAACTGACGAAGGACCTCGACGCCGCGGGCTACTGGCGCGTCGAGGACGCCGACCCGCCGGAGAGCGAGGAACACGCGACCCGGGTGGTGTTCCGCGCGGAGTTCGCGCCCGACTCCGCCAACTCGGACGCCATCAGTCTCCCGTCCCTCGTGTCGTGGGACTGGGTCATCGACAAGGCGAAACCGAAGATACAGACGGAGGCGGAGCGGGTCGTCCGGCGCGCCGTTCGGGACCTCGAGGGCCGAGCCCGCCACGTCGATATCCACATCCGGACGACACCGGACGCCGTCTGAGCGCCGTCGCCGCCCGTTCGTCGAGAGCGTGAGCGGCCGAAAGGAGAGAGAACTTACTGCTCGTAGTCGCCGCCGAAGCGCATCAGGAAGTACGCGAGCCCCAGCGTCGAGCCGAGACCGATGGTCGCGGCGATGCCGAGCGTCTTCGCGCTGTCCGGAATCGGCGGCGGCCCCTGTGCCGGCTCCGGCGTGGATATCTCCTCGACGACCTCGATGGTGCCGACCATGCCGGCCTGCCGGTGGGGCGCACACGCGTACTCGTAGGTGCCGAGCGTGTCGAAGGTGTGGCTGTACTCGTAGCCGGTGTCGTACAGCTGGCTCGCGCCGCCCTCGGTCCCCTCCCAGCCCGCGCCGTCGGGCTGGGAGTCGACGACGATGTTGTGGCCGTCCGACTCCCAGACGAAGTTCACGGTGGTGCCCTGGAGGACGGTGAGGTTCTCGGGGTCGAACACCAGACTGCTGAGCAGCGCGACCGTCTCCGTCTGGCCCGCGCCCGGCAGTCCGCCGCCGCCGCTGTCGGTACCGTTGCCGCCCGTCTCGTTGCCCTCCTGTGCGGCCGCGCCGCCCACGGCGGCGCTCGCCGCGCCCGCGCCGGCCGCCGCGCGGATGAAGCCGCGCCGGCTGACCGCGGAGTCGTCCGTGTCCATGTACGCGCGTACGAAACAGTCACCCCTGAAGCTTCCGCTTCGCCTCGCCTACAGCGTGTAGTCCGCGCCGTCCGTCTCGGCCTCCAGCGCGGCGACGAGCAGGTCGATGGCCGCGGCCACGTCCTCGGCGTGGACGCTCTCCGTCACGGTGTGGAGATACCGCGTCGGGAACGAGATGGCGCCCGCGGGCGTCGCGCCGCCGGCGAACTGCAGTCCAGCGGTGTCGGTGCCGCCCGCGGGCAGCACCTCCATCTGGTAGTCGATGTCGTGCTCCTCGGCGAGCGCGCGGAAGTGGCGGTGGACCTTCGGGTTCGCGATGGCCGAGGAGTCCTTCAGCTTGATGCCCGCGCCGTCGCCGAGCGCCGTGACGTGGTCCGCCTCCTCGAAGCCGGGCACGTCGTTCGCGACGGTCGTGTCCAGCCCGATAGCGAGGTCCGCGTCGATATCGACGCCGAGCGCCTTCGCGCCGCGCAGGCCGACCTCCTCCTGCACCGTCGCGGCGAGGTGGACCGTCGCCTCCGGGTCGTCGATGCGCCGTGCCGCCTCCACGAGCGCGAACACCGAGACGCGGTTGTCGAGCGCCTTCCCGGTGACGTGCTCGCCGAGCAGTTCGGTCGTCTGGCGCGTCGTCACGAGGTCGCCGACGGCGACCCGCTCCTCGACCTCGTCGCCGTCCAGCCCGAGGTCGACGTGGACGTCCGCGACCTCGTCTTTCCCTTCGAGGTCCTTCTCGTCCATCGTGTGGGGCGGCGGACTGCCGATGAGGCCGTCGATGTCGCCGTTCTCGGTGTGGACGGTGACGCGCTGGGCCT from Halosegnis marinus carries:
- a CDS encoding Na+/H+ antiporter subunit E, with the protein product MTRKWPAVGVALAVLWLFVRGVTRADVVGEAVIGLAVGLPLAYGLRRFYADEFAVGGGIAAAPYAVRYVAVFLRELATANVDVAYRVLSPSMPIDPDVVAVPLRVESDAAVTTIANSITLTPGTLTMDHDEATNTLYVHAIVADTDSVVAPIRTWEDYAIRIFDEDASPSDPARPARAGRDIAAVREGGDDGE
- a CDS encoding monovalent cation/H+ antiporter complex subunit F, with the protein product MASSALLDAAVTGGLVVAALVTLLAGYRVVVGPTTPDRVVGLDTIGTNVVAVAALYALGTDRGLFIDVALVLCIIGFISTIAVARYVTEGDIIE
- the mnhG gene encoding monovalent cation/H(+) antiporter subunit G — encoded protein: MTALATYVTVALVAIGAFFLFIGTVGLLRLPDVYNRMHATSKATTIGASSILLAATVHFGPSGAGLVAFAGIVFLFVTAPTGAHMISRSAQRMGVDFALGAHWPGGEGEGVDDPTED
- a CDS encoding sensor histidine kinase; the protein is MHRRRPWWLAGPLLAALSVGGYALATVAYGGGRTMPGPVEPAVVGVAALALVAGGVVTRRDIEPEAARYAALWGVAGGSLLAATSAVLISGDAVLDPQAAAQGVAVAAALGAVGGLYLGRARGRSVGATRTVAAQRDAFLFMNRMLRHHVLNGLNVIDGAAGMLADGTGTRAEHVDSIRSRSDAIARLVADARVVSDTLAGERVSVPTDVVPLVEQEVGALEARYPHATVSLDTPASATAAGGEFLAVVFEHLLSNAVVHNDGDAPRVWVTVRDRGRGIDVVVRDDGPGIDADAPFDPSRDPDGGFGLYLVNTLVTAAGGDVRVENDGGACVTVELRAG
- the coaBC gene encoding bifunctional phosphopantothenoylcysteine decarboxylase/phosphopantothenate--cysteine ligase CoaBC; this translates as MSLLADTNVVLGVSGSIAAVKTVELAHELRRQGASVRAVMTDSATGIVHPWAVEFATEHDVVTEITGAVEHVELFGADGWADVFLLAPATANTVGKTAGAIDDTPVTTCATTALGQGIPLVVAPAMHEPMYDHPGVLEALDTLESWGVSFVDPRVEEGKAKIASEEAIVTETARAAGPGSLAGEHVVVTSGATSERVDPVRVLTNRSSGRTGRAVARACYARGADVTLVHDGPDVPYADVVAVESAAEMTEAAVAAAGDADALVSAAAISDYTVEASDEKIRSGGDVTLELTPTPKLLDTVREAYPDLTMVGFKLETEGDDDALAARAREQLERVGLAFVVANGADALAGEGTRALLVRADSAATYSGSKGGLGLRIADELARTT
- a CDS encoding NAD(P)/FAD-dependent oxidoreductase, translated to MDTDVLVVGAGVAGLTAATYTARAGLDTTVVSEGEPIVARNANLENVPGFPLGVNARTFLDLCREGATESGAALAEGRVTRVEPTEEGFLVRTADGTDRTARFVVAASWSDSSYLDEVEAVGLTRRGSKTYVDTDDFGRAGPDGLYAAGRLAEKPHQVAVCAGHGAEVALTVIEDSDTPYYHDWVAPEGYFTERGREVPPGCEEIDDEERREREARATERMREAFAEPQSEAPTMHPSVVAAREEEGGE
- a CDS encoding SRPBCC family protein, with translation MDAVELSTVVYAPREEVFEFLLDFPGYARYSEHLDRVEAFGPGGEGTEYGLTFSWWKLSYTARSRVTEVIDDERIRWELTKDLDAAGYWRVEDADPPESEEHATRVVFRAEFAPDSANSDAISLPSLVSWDWVIDKAKPKIQTEAERVVRRAVRDLEGRARHVDIHIRTTPDAV
- a CDS encoding cupredoxin domain-containing protein, whose product is MDTDDSAVSRRGFIRAAAGAGAASAAVGGAAAQEGNETGGNGTDSGGGGLPGAGQTETVALLSSLVFDPENLTVLQGTTVNFVWESDGHNIVVDSQPDGAGWEGTEGGASQLYDTGYEYSHTFDTLGTYEYACAPHRQAGMVGTIEVVEEISTPEPAQGPPPIPDSAKTLGIAATIGLGSTLGLAYFLMRFGGDYEQ
- a CDS encoding M42 family metallopeptidase, which gives rise to MPYDFDLLRELTETSGVPGYEDRVRDVVRREFENEVDRVESDGMGNVVGTIEGSGDRSVVVAAHMDEIGFMVRHVTDDGYLRLDALGGWDARVLKAQRVTVHTENGDIDGLIGSPPPHTMDEKDLEGKDEVADVHVDLGLDGDEVEERVAVGDLVTTRQTTELLGEHVTGKALDNRVSVFALVEAARRIDDPEATVHLAATVQEEVGLRGAKALGVDIDADLAIGLDTTVANDVPGFEEADHVTALGDGAGIKLKDSSAIANPKVHRHFRALAEEHDIDYQMEVLPAGGTDTAGLQFAGGATPAGAISFPTRYLHTVTESVHAEDVAAAIDLLVAALEAETDGADYTL